A region of the Notolabrus celidotus isolate fNotCel1 chromosome 18, fNotCel1.pri, whole genome shotgun sequence genome:
AGTTTTTCAGACTACGAAAATTTCAAAAACTTGCATTGAGTTTTTTGTCTTGATCTCTTTTCTGAATTCTGTGATTCAATTTCTACCTTCTAATGATCTGTTGTAGATACTACAGCACTCTGGATCATCGATAGGTTCTTTCACTCAAGctaattaaaatatttgaaaataaaaaattaacagTGGCACACTGAAACGACTTTGCTGAGACTTTATCTCATCTTTTGaaatacatattaaaaaaaaacctccagtCTTGCTTTTATCACCTTAGGAATATTGCCCGGATAAGATCTATGCTCACTTTTAATGACACCCAAACtattattcatgcttttatttcttctagacTAGATTATTGTAACAGGCTTTTAACAGGTTTAACTCAAAAATCGCTCAATAGATTACCATTGGTACAAAGGTCAGCAGCAAGACTTTTAACTAAAATCAAGAAGAGAGAGCGcattactcctgttttaatgaccctacactggctgcccattgcttttagaatagattttaaggttttacttatcacttttaaagcacttcacagCCTGGCCCCTGAATATATCTGTGATTCGCTGTCACCCTAACAACCCgggcgcagcctcagatcctcaggcaggaacctccttaaagttcccgTCACAAAGTTAAAATCTAAGAGTCTAAATCTTAGGTTGGCTGTGCATGAAAGGACCTGTTagtattaaatcaaaatattgttTGCTGATGTCCCAGTGGGTAGTTTCTGCttaaatatattgaatgtaGTTAAACACACATCATAGAACTAAAGTATAAGACCTCACAAGATAAGCCTACTTGATTAACCTTGGGTAAATGtattcaacacattttcatctgttaaaaacattcATCTCTACACTTTACCAAAAGTTTCACACAATAATTTGACTTGaccgagctgctgctgctgctctgctttaaTCTCTAATTTGGTTCCttacctctcctccctctccacccTCCATTCCTCCGTATTCTCCCTGCAGGAAGAAACAAGAAGAGGGGGAACAAATCAGACATGAAAAAAAGAGGTGGAGTCATCTGAGGGGATGAAAGGATGGGGTAACGGCAGGGCAGAGAGCCTAAAGCACCAATGGCCATCTGGCTTTCGTTTTACCGCCGTCTCTGACATAATGAAGTAGTTACGCCTATAAAGAACATGCTCTTCAGCTGACTCAGCACTTATTATCATGCTTAAACTATCCCCTGCAGGCTCAGTTAGTGGATTAGAGGTTTACAGCGCGTGAAGTAAACCTTCAACTTGGTGCTCAAACTTTTTTCAAGATAGTGCATCTGTGCATGCCATGAATATATTACAGTATTAGCTTATCTGACGTGCTGGTGATGCAGCTAATGGTTTTAAAGCTACATTAAGGGGCTGCATGGTTAGAAATGCAGAGTCTTAGCATCACTATTATTTAAATCTTAAATCAGTGAGCGTCAGGAGGTTGGTGGAAAAGGTTTCGTACATTCATGGTACGAAACTGAAAATTGCTCCATAAAGACGTGGCAATTTCTCTTCAATTCAAAGATTTATTCAAACAATgcaaacattaagatttattttatctcaaagaagagtcttcctcctcctcttgatGCTCACTTACTTGTCTTAGCTAGTTAGCGATTACACATTATGTTACAGGGTTATTATTTACACCTGTACCAATTAATCCAATCCAACACTCCTACCATAACCATGGTAGGTTCTGCATGTTTGTTAGATCAGATTGTGCAGGTTTCCTTATTCTGGTTACTTAATGCAGATACAGCATGCAGGTTATGCCCTCTCTTTCCTTAACCCTAGCCCACCCCATACATGACCTATAACCCCACAATGCTCTGTCCAATAGGCACCTCGTATACTGGCTCCTCCTatcagagaaacacagataagacacaaacaaaacaaaaaacagaacgtAAGgacaacagcagcacagaaccACACACGAGACACAAGCACATAAAAGCACAGTATTCAAACAAACGACACCGAGAAACTATAAGAGACATGCAGGACAGACAAAGTTAGATGATGAGAGGTCATCtaacatcaaaatatgtttGACGATAGctcattcaaagagacaaagcagagatttaaaatatttcagaaaCTGTAAATAGATTTTACATCACATTTCAGCTTTTAGATATtgatataatacaatttaagaCCTCATTAATCAATCACTTTATGCAgttttcttaaccctcctgttatgttgcgggtcaaatttgacccattttaaagttaaaaaaaaaaaatgttaaaagtattttttcccaATGAAACTTATTCTGCTTATCTTGATTAGCGTAAACaacatagaaaatgaaaatggttaatttcacacatttgcatcaccccctgcatgtttatattacatagatcctgtccgtgggtcaatttgaccctgcagtcaaagtggaggctaaaagggggtCAGaattgttaaatattaaatgtttctttgcaactgtgtgacatatttcaccccaatcactttccaatgtacatataaaaagttttaacattaatttttgaattgtgaattatcctcattgaaccatgatctgtgagaattaaagaacaccaatgcactaactattgatttaaatggttagtaacggagttaatgagatttaaaaaatgcttaaaatttaggaacattattgttgtccctaagaaacaaacataacaggagggttaatccaGGGTTGAAATGAATAACTGATGAGCTGTAGAAACATTGCAGATATATAGTGACACTATAAagtgaaaataataagaaattGCGGTAGGGAAATGTTAAACTAGGACAAATATAGGGATTATTTACTAATTGTAGTGTACACTTTTGTGAATACATttcgatcaatcaatcagaatGCCAAGTGTCACCTTGTTGTAGACATTAACATGTTAGTATTTTGCTCtctaatttatattttattgtaaactgaaataatttttttatgcttttgagAGGGGACCAGAAAGCACGAGCACTACAAACCCATGCAGTTTGgattaaaggaaataaagataGCCTACATTAACACCTGGTGACAATTTGTTTTTGGTAGAAGCTCTTATCAATTTACAATATTCATCACGAAGTGCATTGAAATAAATAGCCTACTATCTGGGCATGCTGAGAGCATCAGTACATTTAAgacacaagataaaaaaaaaaaaaggaatgacaTACTGACGCCATCTACATGTGGGAAAGAGCTCGACCTAGTGGCACATAAGTAGctctacagtttaaaaaaaacacttttaggCCAACATAATTTTGCACActgaaatgtctttttaaaatcattcatCAACCAGACTAACaaccctttttatttatcttttttaacctttttgtatatttattttttttaacctttttgtatatttattttttacttggatttgatcttatttaaccctcctgttatgttgcgggtcaaattgaccctttttaaagtctcttttaggcaatatatgccttacAACCCAGCTatatgcagcataaaaatctgggcagcatgtgacagaagaggtgtcgtgttaatttatcaacatcgcttcataataaaaaaaaaaaaaaaatagaaatgtagaataaaataaacaaaaatcaatggcAGGTAAAACAATTGTATTTCTagggctttcaaatgtacataaaaaaagttttaacgttaattttaatgaaaaacgagtgagttatcctcattgaaccatgatctgtgagaattaaagaacaccaatggaccaaatcttgatttaaatggttagtgatggagttaaaaatttgtttaaaaaaaatgtgtattgtgattttttggggttctgacacttttggataactgaATATGccatgggtcaaattgacccaggaacattattgctgttccagagaagcgaacataacaggagggttaatttttctatttttatttgtttattcttttaacttttttttttttttagattatttaGATTTCCCTTTCTAAGTGACGTGTCCATGGTCACCGACCTGGTTGCTGACCGCAGCGACGTTCTCAACCCCCTCGACGGTTCCCTGTGAAACTTCATTAGCCGCGCCCACGGCTGCGTCTCCGACGATGTTGGCCTGGTCCACGGTCCTGTTGGATACTGTCACGCAGAGGGGAGGACAGTTAATGACACAACAGCTGAACTCTTCAACACATCTTTTCCTAGTATTGACTGAAGAAACACTGCACTATGTGTCGAGTCTGTATGACGTCATATCATATTTGTTTATACCTAAAGCTAGGTTAAAAATATCTGAACGCTAACGCTTGTTATTGTGCTGTATGGTAAAGACTGTGGTTGAATGCcacatatgttgttgttttcaaaggGATATGTCTGTAAATGCATTCCCAATTATGCTATATTGCATGATACAAGATAGGGACATAGGCCGAAAGTGGTTGAATGCTATTGTTAGCTGTTGTCCAAAGAAACAAATGGTGTCAAAATATTACTCTGTCTAGCTCTATATATTGCGAAATGCCCCCTTGACATTggatattaaagctgctgttggtagtcgtgatataaacatcagttctgagagagatttcgaatgtcaacactacccctcaagcaagttatgattgattaaatgcgctgacactggattgcgcctgccaaacagattacactgagtggaacGGGTGACCAGACCAAGATGGTGGCCCTACAGCTCGTCAGCGCCGATAAGTAGTAGCGgtcaatgcggcgtctactctttaaaTGTCTATGGTTGtgcacgttctatgaggaagtagtggcttcccagctaataagggcgacgtagtgggttCGCCACTAGACCAATCAGGATGGAGGtttggagattagctctgattggtccgtcataacaggaacgaggggaataataacattgcttgatacaaaggcattggcaAACACAAAGATTTCGCCATACTCTCAAATAACTTCTGGTGAGTagcgatgggtattatgactatttctccaaacccaacagaaaccaacagcagctttaatttattttttgagtTGCTTATCAAATAGGAAATGGTGTAAAAGACTTCTGGCATAATGCCTCAATGTCTTTTAGATCTTAAAAATACATCTGAGGAAACAAGCCCCTGCTTGACAATACCTCAAAGAAGTGTTTATTAAGTGTAGGCATATGTGATGGAAGAGTCAGGGTCAAAAATGGGGCCAGCACATCATTTTTCTTACCTGTGTTTACTCCTGACACAACTCCCTCCTTTGTCTTACTTCCTGAGGACCAAAGAgaaatcacaacaaaatgaatTTTAATGCAATCtcatgaaaagataaaaaatctATAATTTCCATATTTGTAATCTCCCTAGGCGCTTCATTTCAAGACGTGGAAAGCCATTTGAGCTCATAAGTGATCAGGGGACAAACTTccgaggtggagagagagaactACGAGATACCTTCTCCAAGCTTGCTCCAGATCTTCAGGCAAATCTTGCAAAACAGCAAATCAGTTTCAGTTTAATCCACCCAGTGCACCACATTTTGGAGGAACTATGTACCCTAAAAAACGCCCTGCATGTCACACTTTGTGCGCAGTCTGTGAGCGAAGAGGTGCTTCGGACTGTTCTGATTGAGATAGAGGCCATTCTCATTCCCAAACCTCTTGGATATACATCATCTGACATTGCAGACCCGGATCCAATCACTCCAAACCTTCTCCTAATGGGGCGGCCTGATCCTTTGCTTCCACAGATGGTCTGTGCTGACACAGAGTTACTGAGCAGGAAAAGATGGCGCCAGAGTCAAGTCATCGCTAATCAGCTCTGGACTCGATTCACAAAGGACTATCTCTACACTCCCTATGGGAAAAGAATCATAGTCATTATTTTGGAAGTTTCCTCTCCATTTCATGATCATTTACTTTGTCCTGTAATCAGTGAGGAGTTGGTGAGAATGTGAGCGTGACCTCTTTGTTACTGTCATACATCCATGAGCCAAACTGGGTCACTCACAGCCATCTGATTATTAAGAAAATGCTATGATGTAGTATGCAGAGAATTTTGTTATAATAATGCTTAATAAGACATTTGACAAATCAGTTTCCCTATTTACCATTATCCATTTTTGTGTGGTGTTCTTTGATAGAACTTTGACTTcctaagtaggggagaacggggttggttgtcacatgggttgtttggcacactcgttatatctcgccacaagagggcactgtctctcaaatcggggtatggacatttccagaattaggatcagagctcacctacatagtcttctctggagtaagacagctgaacttgaggggagaggactttttgtgtttttcatgtcaaattgtaaatattcagctcctcagtatttttcttctaggcttttaaacgatgggtttataacaaaacaagtgttacccttacaaagtgtgaggggaaagatatagtttagatttttattagctagctaagtagttgttagatggttgttagccttgatgctagcaaaaaattccagttggggttggtcgtcacattctctttggggttggttgtcacatgtaacaaccaacccctatgttggcaaaatcatgcatggcgAAATGAGTTGAAGTGggcagaccctacatttaccatcactgtaactcagacagtgactgcatgtagcctagttgagtaggccattattgtgaggcctatttgttttgttctttacgttgttatataggctggcctaaagatgtgtttcctgttcatggtccttgctcattttatgttaaaatgcattaagttatgtaggcctatcacttgtcagtgcaattaaactttcaaatgtagttctgccttcttgtcttttttaaaagatttttcccattaaaataccattgtgacaaccaaccccatagtgtgtgacaaccaaccccatagtgtgtgacaaccatccccgtgatggggttggttgtcacaatgtgtcagagtgtctttgataattaattgcctctttgttacaatgagttggaaaatgagagggatacacatttcaagccaacaccttaagcttcaatttaatgtaggaatgactattgaaagatgttttgatgatgagcaatcatcaaaacagtaaaaagtgtgacaaccaaccccgttcccCCCTACATATTGAGATTACTCGGTGATGTGATGTACATTTACATACATGTATCTCTTATTTTAGTCACTCCCAATACTCTGGGATATATGTCTCCACCGTTGTTGGGCCAGGAGCATTCATTGCTCTTTCTACAGATACATTTAAAGCCCTTTGTCTTGGGGTTCTGTCAGTGTGGCTCATGTGTTTCCCCGCTGAAGTGAAGCTTTTCTCTGCTTGGATTGCTCAATTTTCAACCTTGAGGACTAGTTGTTGGTGTTCAACAGCTCTGTGAATCTCAGTTGAGTTAACAGTTAGTGTTTCATGGACTGATTCTGTATTAGAAAATTTGCCACGAATAGCAGCACCTCGCTAGTGTGGCTCTTTGCACAGAAACACGGTGCTCATTTCATTATGATCCCAAGCAGATTAAATTGTGGTTATATAATCTGGCAGAATGAGGGGACAGAAGGAGGAAGATATCGTCTCTAAAAAAGATGAAAGGGAACGAAGGGGGGAAAGGTAGAAAAAAATGAGAAAGGAAGAATGATCCTGCAGAATCAcaggatatttttgcacactgaCTGTTCTCTTTTTTGCTCATTCACACAGATGCTGCCCTCCTGCATCCAGCCGTCCTCGCTCCAGCTCCTGctcccctccatctctctgcacGCTCTCTGTGCTACATGAGCCACGTGCCTGAGTACTGAGCAGTACTGCAGTACagcccatcacacacacacgcgcaccacacacagacacacactgcaatgacacagcttctctctccagtcagcagagggagcgCCCTGAGTGTCACTGTGAATATCTGTATGTAAGCCTGGGCTGATCTGCCTGCCACCATCACCAGGCTGAACGTCAACATCAAACCGTATCTATGAAAGTGCGTTCTTCTTATTATCATCACAGGCTTCTGCAAATGCAATTCCTGTTATTGCGAGGGGTGTGCTCAGCATTTagcaagaaaaagaaacaattaaaatcCAGATCTAAAGCTTGCATCCATAAAGGAAGATTGCACGGATTAGAGTGTGTGAATGCCTTTTCGTATTATGAAATAATGtattaaatgtgcaaaaattAAGGCATTGGCTAGTTGTTCCAGAGGAGGATTTGTGCTTTAGCAGTCCAGATGAGATGAAAGCTCAGATATATCCTGTACATAATGAACAATTTATACTCAGTGCACGTGTTTGCAGCAATGTAAAAGATTTACTGAATGTCCTAAAACATTCATGACACGTACTTGTCTACTCATACACAAGAAGAAAGATGTGCAGGCGTGGCGAATAGTAAAGATGTCTCCTATAAAcccaaatgataaaaaaaatagatacacCTTTTTTCATTCATGAAGGATAGAATGAACCAAAACTCAGCACCAATCCTGTTCTGGAAAATGTAATATAAGTGCTTAAAATCAGGAGCAAAATGATTATTAAAATACTTCACCTTTTGGAGCTTTCAAGGCTCAAAAATCAATGATGTGAATGTCTGAATTACATTGCTCCAATCTTATTCAAACAACACttaattaaagataaaatagTGATGATAATAATGTCAAACTAAAATCAGTAGCTGTTAAGAAGGaccaaaaaagaaaacctttaaaataactgttctttttttcttgggGAGGGGGGCGGATTGGGATTTTATGGCAGTTCGTGTGTTTGTTCTTATTTAATCATAGATCACGTCACCCTGTCTGCCTAGGTTTGGCCTCTTGGTGAAGTCGGCCTGAAGACCTCCATGTGCCCACGCTTTCCTCCTGACGTCTGCACTCTGCTGCAGGCAGATACAGTGTTCTATCTGAGCCATTGGCCCTCTTCACTTCAGCGACCACaaccctctcttcttcctctccccttcct
Encoded here:
- the sncgb gene encoding synuclein, gamma b (breast cancer-specific protein 1), with translation MDVLMKGFSMAKEGVVAAAEKTKAGMEEAAAKTKEGVMYVGSKTKEGVVSGVNTVSNRTVDQANIVGDAAVGAANEVSQGTVEGVENVAAVSNQGEYGGMEGGEGGEGY